A region of Peromyscus maniculatus bairdii isolate BWxNUB_F1_BW_parent chromosome 7, HU_Pman_BW_mat_3.1, whole genome shotgun sequence DNA encodes the following proteins:
- the Drc12 gene encoding dynein regulatory complex protein 12 isoform X1: MPPKTRAKGRKTGAQKKKKNPSPDAEAEAKHKLVLLEKELLQDHLALQRDETRRAKASEDRLKQRLQGLEAELERAQSQGKATYAEMSRQRRALQEELRTRSKQLEEEARGLREQLETCQREAKAEREEAERALREQDETLAQLRAHVANMEAKYEEILHGSLDCLLAKLRAVKPQWDAAVLRLHSRYKEQLRQFGLNPLDL; this comes from the exons ATGCCACCTAAAACCAGAGCGAAGGGGAGAAAAACCGGagcacagaagaagaagaaaaatccaaGTCCTG ATGCAGAGGCTGAGGCCAAGCACAAGCTGgtgctgctggagaaggagctgcttcAGGACCACTTAG CTCTACAGAGGGATGAGACCCGCAGGGCCAAAGCTTCTGAAGACAGGCTGAAGCAGAGGCTGCAAGGGCTGGAAGCTGAACTGGAACGGGCCCAAAGCCAAGGGAAGGCCACGTATGCAG AGATGAGCCGCCAGCGTCGGGCCCTGCAAGAGGAGTTGAGGACCCGGAGCaagcagctggaggaggaggccagaggtctacGGGAGCAGCTGG AAACATGCCAAagagaggctaaggcagagagggaagaggCGGAGCGAGCCCTCCGAGAGCAAGATGAAACCCTGGCTCAGCTGCGTGCCCACGTGGCGAACATGGAGGCCAAGTATGAGGAAATCTTGCAT GGCAGCCTGGACTGTCTCTTGGCCAAGCTGAGGGCTGTCAAGCCTCAGTGGGACGCAGCTGTGCTGAGACTCCACAGCAGGTACAAGGAGCAACTCCGTCAGTTTGGTCTCAACCCCCTGGATCTGTGA
- the Drc12 gene encoding dynein regulatory complex protein 12 isoform X2 translates to MPPKTRAKGRKTGAQKKKKNPSPDAEAEAKHKLVLLEKELLQDHLALQRDETRRAKASEDRLKQRLQGLEAELERAQSQGKATYAETCQREAKAEREEAERALREQDETLAQLRAHVANMEAKYEEILHGSLDCLLAKLRAVKPQWDAAVLRLHSRYKEQLRQFGLNPLDL, encoded by the exons ATGCCACCTAAAACCAGAGCGAAGGGGAGAAAAACCGGagcacagaagaagaagaaaaatccaaGTCCTG ATGCAGAGGCTGAGGCCAAGCACAAGCTGgtgctgctggagaaggagctgcttcAGGACCACTTAG CTCTACAGAGGGATGAGACCCGCAGGGCCAAAGCTTCTGAAGACAGGCTGAAGCAGAGGCTGCAAGGGCTGGAAGCTGAACTGGAACGGGCCCAAAGCCAAGGGAAGGCCACGTATGCAG AAACATGCCAAagagaggctaaggcagagagggaagaggCGGAGCGAGCCCTCCGAGAGCAAGATGAAACCCTGGCTCAGCTGCGTGCCCACGTGGCGAACATGGAGGCCAAGTATGAGGAAATCTTGCAT GGCAGCCTGGACTGTCTCTTGGCCAAGCTGAGGGCTGTCAAGCCTCAGTGGGACGCAGCTGTGCTGAGACTCCACAGCAGGTACAAGGAGCAACTCCGTCAGTTTGGTCTCAACCCCCTGGATCTGTGA
- the Nherf4 gene encoding Na(+)/H(+) exchange regulatory cofactor NHE-RF4 isoform X2, with protein sequence MEATADLQDTALLTRKFKFNPRLGIDNPALSLAEDQDQSDPWNLHRPRFCLLSKEEEKSFGFHLQQQLGKADHVVCRVDPGTSAQRHGLREGDRILAVNNSIVEHEDYAVVVRLIRASGPRVLLTVLAGHVHDVVRAQQGSDVSLCPTLGSEVRPRLCHVVKDQGGFGFSITHGARGPFWLVLSSGGAAERSGVPPGARLLEVNGVSVEKLTSNQLNRKLWQSGDQVTLLVAGPEVEEQCRQLGMPLAAPLAEGWALPAKPRGLNIEKGPQGFGFLLREEKGPDGRLGQFLWDVDPGLPADKAGMKAGDRLVAVAGESVDGLGHEETVSRIRAQGSRVSLIVVDPEADRFFSMVRLSPLLFLENTEIAASSLAETKDLLVEDAVEPSSPGGSRRCLLYPGPGGGYGFRLCCVASGLCLISQVTPGGSAAQAGLQMGDEILEVNGYPVGGDNDLDRLQQLAEVEPPLCLTLAARNPQRLEAWISSEFGKDWTLALEQL encoded by the exons ATCTTCAAGACACGGCCTTGTTAACTCG GAAGTTTAAGTTTAATCCAAGGCTGGGCATTGACAATCCTGCCCTCTCCCTGGCGGAAGACCAGGACCAGTCTG ATCCCTGGAACCTGCACCGGCCTCGCTTCTGTCTGCTGagcaaagaggaggaaaagagtttTGGGTTCCatctgcagcagcagctgggcaAGGCTGACCATGTGGTGTGCAGGGTGGATCCGGGCACCTCTGCCCAGCGCCATGGTCTCCGGGAAGGAGACCGGATCCTTGCAGTGAACAATAGCATCGTGGAACATGAAGACTATGCTGTG GTGGTGCGCCTCATCCGGGCCAGCGGTCCCCGGGTATTGCTGACAGTGTTGGCAGGACATGTGCACGACGTGGTGCGTGCTCAGCAGGGGAGCGATGTCTCCCTCTGTCCCACCCTGGGCTCGGAGGTCAGGCCCCGGCTGTGCCATGTAGTAAAAGATCAAGGTGGCTTTGGCTTCAGCATCACTCATG GAGCTCGGGGTCCTTTCTGGCTGGTGCTCAGTTCCGGAGGAGCGGCTGAGAGGTCAGGGGTGCCTCCTGGGGCGCGGCTGCTAGAAGTGAATGGGGTCAGTGTGGAGAAGCTCACTTCCAACCAGCTCAATCGGAAG CTTTGGCAGAGTGGAGATCAGGTGACTCTGCTGGTAGCAGGGCCAGAGGTAGAGGAACAGTGTCGTCAACTGGGGATGCCTCTCGCTGCCCCTCTGGCAGAGGGCTGGGCACTGCCCGCCAAGCCCCGGGGTCTCAACATAGAGAAAGGGCCTCAAGGCTTTGGGTTCCTGCTCCGGGAGGAGAAGGGCCCGGATGGTCGCCTCG GGCAGTTCTTGTGGGACGTGGACCCGGGACTGCCAGCTGACAAGGCTGGGATGAAGGCTGGGGACCgcctggtggctgtggctggggaAAGCGTGGACGGGCTGGGCCACGAGGAAACCGTGTCCAGGATCCGAGCACAGGGCTCTCGCGTCTCCCTCATTGTTGTCGACCCTGAGGCTGACCGCTTCTTCAGCATG gtacgactgtctcccctcctcttcttggAGAACACGGAGATTGCTGCCTCCTCTCTGGCGGAAACCAAGGATCTTCTAGTCGAAGATGCAGTTGAACCTTCCAGCCCTGGTGGCTCGCGCCGATGCCTCTTGTACCCTGGGCCCGGAGGTGGCTATGGATTCAGGCTCTGCTGTGTGGCCAGTGGGCTTTGTCTCATCTCCCAG GTGACCCCAGGAGGCTCAGCTGCCCAAGCGGGGCTGCAAATGGGAGATGAAATTTTGGAGGTGAATGGATATCCTGTGGGTGGAGACAATGACCTGGATAGGCTTCAGCAGCTGGCTGAGGTGGAGCCACCCCTCTGCTTGACGCTGGCAGCTAGGAATCCGCAGCGCTTAGAAGCCTGGATTTCCTCAGAGTTTGGAAAG GACTGGACCCTGGCTTTGGAGCAGCTATAG
- the Nherf4 gene encoding Na(+)/H(+) exchange regulatory cofactor NHE-RF4 isoform X1, with the protein MEATAADLQDTALLTRKFKFNPRLGIDNPALSLAEDQDQSDPWNLHRPRFCLLSKEEEKSFGFHLQQQLGKADHVVCRVDPGTSAQRHGLREGDRILAVNNSIVEHEDYAVVVRLIRASGPRVLLTVLAGHVHDVVRAQQGSDVSLCPTLGSEVRPRLCHVVKDQGGFGFSITHGARGPFWLVLSSGGAAERSGVPPGARLLEVNGVSVEKLTSNQLNRKLWQSGDQVTLLVAGPEVEEQCRQLGMPLAAPLAEGWALPAKPRGLNIEKGPQGFGFLLREEKGPDGRLGQFLWDVDPGLPADKAGMKAGDRLVAVAGESVDGLGHEETVSRIRAQGSRVSLIVVDPEADRFFSMVRLSPLLFLENTEIAASSLAETKDLLVEDAVEPSSPGGSRRCLLYPGPGGGYGFRLCCVASGLCLISQVTPGGSAAQAGLQMGDEILEVNGYPVGGDNDLDRLQQLAEVEPPLCLTLAARNPQRLEAWISSEFGKDWTLALEQL; encoded by the exons CAGATCTTCAAGACACGGCCTTGTTAACTCG GAAGTTTAAGTTTAATCCAAGGCTGGGCATTGACAATCCTGCCCTCTCCCTGGCGGAAGACCAGGACCAGTCTG ATCCCTGGAACCTGCACCGGCCTCGCTTCTGTCTGCTGagcaaagaggaggaaaagagtttTGGGTTCCatctgcagcagcagctgggcaAGGCTGACCATGTGGTGTGCAGGGTGGATCCGGGCACCTCTGCCCAGCGCCATGGTCTCCGGGAAGGAGACCGGATCCTTGCAGTGAACAATAGCATCGTGGAACATGAAGACTATGCTGTG GTGGTGCGCCTCATCCGGGCCAGCGGTCCCCGGGTATTGCTGACAGTGTTGGCAGGACATGTGCACGACGTGGTGCGTGCTCAGCAGGGGAGCGATGTCTCCCTCTGTCCCACCCTGGGCTCGGAGGTCAGGCCCCGGCTGTGCCATGTAGTAAAAGATCAAGGTGGCTTTGGCTTCAGCATCACTCATG GAGCTCGGGGTCCTTTCTGGCTGGTGCTCAGTTCCGGAGGAGCGGCTGAGAGGTCAGGGGTGCCTCCTGGGGCGCGGCTGCTAGAAGTGAATGGGGTCAGTGTGGAGAAGCTCACTTCCAACCAGCTCAATCGGAAG CTTTGGCAGAGTGGAGATCAGGTGACTCTGCTGGTAGCAGGGCCAGAGGTAGAGGAACAGTGTCGTCAACTGGGGATGCCTCTCGCTGCCCCTCTGGCAGAGGGCTGGGCACTGCCCGCCAAGCCCCGGGGTCTCAACATAGAGAAAGGGCCTCAAGGCTTTGGGTTCCTGCTCCGGGAGGAGAAGGGCCCGGATGGTCGCCTCG GGCAGTTCTTGTGGGACGTGGACCCGGGACTGCCAGCTGACAAGGCTGGGATGAAGGCTGGGGACCgcctggtggctgtggctggggaAAGCGTGGACGGGCTGGGCCACGAGGAAACCGTGTCCAGGATCCGAGCACAGGGCTCTCGCGTCTCCCTCATTGTTGTCGACCCTGAGGCTGACCGCTTCTTCAGCATG gtacgactgtctcccctcctcttcttggAGAACACGGAGATTGCTGCCTCCTCTCTGGCGGAAACCAAGGATCTTCTAGTCGAAGATGCAGTTGAACCTTCCAGCCCTGGTGGCTCGCGCCGATGCCTCTTGTACCCTGGGCCCGGAGGTGGCTATGGATTCAGGCTCTGCTGTGTGGCCAGTGGGCTTTGTCTCATCTCCCAG GTGACCCCAGGAGGCTCAGCTGCCCAAGCGGGGCTGCAAATGGGAGATGAAATTTTGGAGGTGAATGGATATCCTGTGGGTGGAGACAATGACCTGGATAGGCTTCAGCAGCTGGCTGAGGTGGAGCCACCCCTCTGCTTGACGCTGGCAGCTAGGAATCCGCAGCGCTTAGAAGCCTGGATTTCCTCAGAGTTTGGAAAG GACTGGACCCTGGCTTTGGAGCAGCTATAG